Part of the Candidatus Marsarchaeota archaeon genome is shown below.
GCAAAGGCCGAGGTAAGGCTTTTTGTTCTCCCTCGCAAATCTTATTGCGTTTATCATTCCTTCAATGCCGCGCTTGCCAAAGCCGCCAGGCACTAATATGCCGTCAAAGCGCGAAAGCCTGGTTGCACATTCTGCAGGGGCGAGCCCTTCAAGCCCCTCGGACTCTATCCACTCTATGTTGACCTTGGCCCTGTTGGCGTAAGCTCCATGAAGTAGCGCCTCTTTTACGCTGGCGTAGGAATCCCTGAGCTCAACATACTTACCCACTATGGCTATGTTTGCGGTATTCTTGAAGCCGTCCTTAAGCGCATTGACAAAATCCTTCCATGACTTGAGCTCGTCCCTGTTGATGGCCTTGCCTTCGAAGCCAAGCTCTTTAATCAAGTCCTTATCGAAACCCTGGCTTATCAGCTTAAGCGGCAATTCGTAGATAGTGCCTATCTCATTATCGTCTATTATCCTATTGGTGGTAAGGTTGGAAAAAAGCGCTATCTTCTCCTTGGCCGACTTTGTCAAAGGCCTTGAAGACCTGCAGAAAATGAATTTCGGCTGTATGCCAAGCTGCATCAGGCCCCTAAGCGCTATCTGCGTAGGTTTTGTCTTCTGCTCGCCTACGCTCTCCAATTCAGGCACGTACGTCAGATTTATGAATAGCACATCCTCGCTGAGCGACAGCTGCCTCATCGCCTCTATGAAGTAACTATTCTCTATGTCGCCTACAGTGCCTCCGACCTCTATCACAAGCACGTCAAGCTTTTCGCTGTCGGCTATTCCTGTTACCCACTCCTTGATAAAGTCAGTCATATGTGGTATTATCTGCACATCCCTCCCGAGATAATCACCGCGTCGTTCCTTCTTTATTATTCCGTCGAAAAGCTTCCCGCCAGTTATCGAAAGCTTTGAGCTCATGCTCTTGTTCATGAACCTCTCGTAGTTGCCGAAGTCCATATCGACTTCTCCCTTGTCATCCAGCACGAATACCTCGCCGTGCCTGTACGGGTTCATCGTTCCGCAATCATAATTCAGGTATCCGTCGAATTTTATAGGAAGAGATTTTATGCCGTAAAGCTTAAGGAGTTTCAGGATTGATGAGGTGACTATACCCTTGCCGAGGCCGCTCATCAAAGAACCAGCAACAACAATATATTTGTGTTTCATCGTCACACTAAATGAATACACTTTGTGCAGTTACATTTAAATTTGTTTTGCAAATACCTTTTTATTCAGGGATGCGCTATGCGGGCTTTCATCGCCTTGGAAATACCAGAGCATATAAAGGATTCAATAGTGCGGTCCATTGATGAAATGGAATTGAAGCTTGGTGTCAGGCCTGTGCCAAGCCAAAACATGCACATCACTTTGGAGTTTCTTGGCGAGATAAGCGACAGCGCTGCGGCAAGGATCTCCGAAGCGATATCATCCACGCATGCAAAAAAGTTTACGGCAAAGCTAGGCGAAGTATCGACATTCGGCGCGAGCTCAAGCGTAGCCTTTGTAGGATTGAGCGAAGGGCGCAATGAAGCCGCGGCTTTGCAGCAAGACCTGCACGGCAGGATATCTGCGCTGCAAGGCATAAAAGGCCTCGGCACACGCGAATTTTTCCCGCACGTGAGCATTGCCCGCGGGAATCCTAATGGCCTCAACGAGCTTGCAAGGCGCGCTTCAGGCGTGTGGAAAGGTTCAGAGCCATTTACCGTAAGTACTTTAGCCCTGAAACGCAGCATTATTGGCGGAGCCCACGCGGTATATGAGCCTATTTTTGAGAAGGAGCTTTCATGAGCGAACGCTGGAACTGGTCCATGGTCATTTTGTTTATCAGCTCTCCTGGCCTGTAATTTACGTTATTTATGAGCACATCAAAGCTCATCCCAAGCTTTGCATCTATCGCTATGTGCCTTGTTTCATTGCCAAACAAGTCCGCTTCAGAGACATATATGTGTTTTTTCATCAAAAAATCAACAATAGGGCCTATAATCGAAAAGTCCTGCGAGTTCTGCATGCCTATAATCCTGGCTTCAATGTTGGGCCTTTTAAGCGCATTGACGAACTTGTTTGCCTCAGAAAGCTGCTTTGTCACGTCATCGAAGCAGTTGAATGCAATGAGCTTTGAGGAATTGAAGTCGTACATGCTGAACAAGAGCGAATAAGTAATGTCAATGGCAGCAATGTACCTGTGCTCTAGCGGCACCTTGTAGTCAAGCATGGCAGATCCCCCTACGCCGATGTAGGCTACGTCGTCGTACTGGTCCATTTTTATCTTAGATATATGGCGCCGTTTCCTGTAGGCCAGAACAAACTGTTTGCTATTGAAATCCTTTTTCTGGACCGCCAATACGAGTTTTTCATATAGCTGCAAGCAAGCACCGATTGTAAAAATATATAAATATTATTGCCAAATAATAACTACGGTAACTAATAAGGTTATTTGACATAAAGCTTATTATTGCTTTTTTGCAAACCTATAAAACAAGTGAATCGATGGAAATCAAGATAACCGAGAATAACGAGAAGGTGCTAAAGTTTACTCTCTCAGGCATAAGGACCTCTGATGCAAATGCGCTCAGGCGCGCAGCAATAAACTCGGTAAAGACCTTCGCCATAGATACGGTGACGTTTTACGAAAACACCAGCCCGATGTTCGACGAATACATAGCGCACAGGATAGGGCTGATTCCGCTAGTGACCCCATCAAAAGGCTATAAGGAAGACGATGAGATCCTCTTCACAGCTGAGGCAACCGGTCCGATAACGGTATATTCCAAGGATTTTGAAAGCTCGGACAAGTACGTCAGGGTTGCAAACCCGAACATACCTATAATAAAGCTTGGCAAGGAGCAGCGCCTGCGCGTGGAAT
Proteins encoded:
- a CDS encoding DNA-directed RNA polymerase subunit D, with protein sequence MEIKITENNEKVLKFTLSGIRTSDANALRRAAINSVKTFAIDTVTFYENTSPMFDEYIAHRIGLIPLVTPSKGYKEDDEILFTAEATGPITVYSKDFESSDKYVRVANPNIPIIKLGKEQRLRVECKARMGTASKHAKFQPGLVAIENTKDDMFNFYIESFGQMAPKEIINKACDTIKERIKDVAKATKKL
- a CDS encoding CTP synthase — its product is MKHKYIVVAGSLMSGLGKGIVTSSILKLLKLYGIKSLPIKFDGYLNYDCGTMNPYRHGEVFVLDDKGEVDMDFGNYERFMNKSMSSKLSITGGKLFDGIIKKERRGDYLGRDVQIIPHMTDFIKEWVTGIADSEKLDVLVIEVGGTVGDIENSYFIEAMRQLSLSEDVLFINLTYVPELESVGEQKTKPTQIALRGLMQLGIQPKFIFCRSSRPLTKSAKEKIALFSNLTTNRIIDDNEIGTIYELPLKLISQGFDKDLIKELGFEGKAINRDELKSWKDFVNALKDGFKNTANIAIVGKYVELRDSYASVKEALLHGAYANRAKVNIEWIESEGLEGLAPAECATRLSRFDGILVPGGFGKRGIEGMINAIRFARENKKPYLGLCLGMQLMAIEYARNVSMLKGANSSEFDSNAKYKVIDLMEDQRSIKQKGGTMRLGLWPADIKPGTMAFEAYRSKRINERHRHRYEFNNAYKRTLERSGLVVSGMSPDNRIVEIVEWKSHFGIGTQAHPELKSRPEAPAPLFTAFIKSAIAAKKAGTAAT
- the thpR gene encoding RNA 2',3'-cyclic phosphodiesterase — its product is MRAFIALEIPEHIKDSIVRSIDEMELKLGVRPVPSQNMHITLEFLGEISDSAAARISEAISSTHAKKFTAKLGEVSTFGASSSVAFVGLSEGRNEAAALQQDLHGRISALQGIKGLGTREFFPHVSIARGNPNGLNELARRASGVWKGSEPFTVSTLALKRSIIGGAHAVYEPIFEKELS